One Cellulomonas soli DNA window includes the following coding sequences:
- a CDS encoding aldo/keto reductase yields the protein MHVLDPDRQPVLPHRRVGGLTFPAISLGLWQNFGHATAFEDQRRLVLHAVDRGVFHLDLANNYGPPPGAAEESVGRLLARELRGRRDELLVTTKAGYRGWPGPYGEFGSRKSMRASLDASLQRLGVDHVDVYYSHRFDPSTPLHETLGALADAVRSGKARAVGISSYSAARTAQALEVAQQIGLTLSVHQPSYSLLNRWVEHPGPDGRSLLEVCAEADLAVVAFSPLAQGMLSRRYLDGVPNDSRAARGGPLRPEWLTPEAIGHVRALDALARDTGRTLPRLALTWVLHDPRVTSVLVGARTVEQLDENLAALDDAPLTAAELSAIEQHAVDAGINLWGSRSSDL from the coding sequence GTGCACGTCCTGGACCCCGACCGCCAACCCGTCCTCCCGCACCGACGCGTCGGGGGTCTGACCTTCCCGGCGATCTCGCTCGGCCTCTGGCAGAACTTCGGCCACGCGACCGCGTTCGAGGACCAGCGCCGACTCGTGCTGCACGCGGTCGACCGGGGGGTCTTCCACCTCGACCTCGCGAACAACTACGGTCCGCCGCCCGGTGCCGCCGAGGAGTCCGTCGGCCGCCTCCTGGCCCGCGAGCTGCGCGGGCGCCGGGACGAGCTGCTCGTGACGACCAAGGCCGGCTACCGCGGGTGGCCGGGACCGTACGGCGAGTTCGGTTCGCGCAAGAGCATGCGCGCCTCGCTCGACGCGTCGTTGCAGCGGCTCGGCGTCGACCACGTCGACGTCTACTACAGCCACCGGTTCGACCCTTCGACCCCCCTGCACGAGACGCTCGGCGCCCTGGCCGACGCCGTCCGGTCCGGCAAGGCGCGCGCCGTGGGGATCTCCTCCTACTCGGCCGCCCGCACCGCGCAGGCGCTCGAGGTGGCGCAGCAGATCGGGCTCACCCTGTCCGTGCACCAGCCGTCGTACTCGCTGCTCAACCGCTGGGTCGAGCACCCCGGTCCGGACGGACGCTCGCTGCTGGAGGTGTGCGCCGAGGCCGACCTGGCCGTCGTGGCCTTCTCCCCGCTCGCCCAGGGCATGCTCAGCCGGCGCTACCTCGACGGGGTCCCGAACGACTCCCGCGCCGCCCGCGGAGGGCCGCTGCGGCCCGAGTGGCTCACCCCCGAGGCGATCGGGCACGTGCGCGCACTCGACGCGCTCGCCCGCGACACCGGCCGCACCCTCCCGCGGCTCGCGCTCACCTGGGTGCTGCACGACCCGCGCGTCACGTCCGTGCTGGTCGGCGCGCGCACGGTCGAACAGCTCGACGAGAACCTCGCCGCGCTCGACGACGCACCGCTGACCGCGGCCGAGCTGTCGGCGATCGAGCAGCACGCGGTGGACGCCGGCATCAACCTGTGGGGCTCACGGTCCTCCGACCTGTGA
- a CDS encoding S9 family peptidase encodes MIPSDLTHLHVPGTAALLPDGSGAVVSVTHPDLEADQYVGQLWFVPTGPADGPPRRLTRGHRDTAPSISSDGRWVAFLRSPRRGVPQVHLVEVTGGEPFAVTDAPLGAAAARFSPDGARIAYLARVPEDGRYVKDGDPAAEPPRLLTAPKYRSDGIGFVRDRRQHVFVLDVPVEGPAVAAGAGVPEALALTAGDLDIADLRWMPDGTHLVVTAAVHDGRERDLRQDAVLVDARPEGEPSAPRPLTDAGTGSTLDVTTAVPTADGSALWMLAADTGPDGLDFVAQLTGLYRLELTGSGDAGPRRLTDAQTEDLAPGILVPTGDGVLVARLERGAQHLVLIGADGSQSTVLGGQHVVSGVSVAGDAVVATAAGPLSSGDLFAVDVAGRREQLTDLSAPLRATGRVQAPRELEATSADGYPVHGWVVVPDAARHGAGPHPTILMIHGGPFAQYTHALFDEVQVLAEAGYAVVLGNPRGSAGYGRAHGKAIHRAFGTVDTDDVLALLDAALEDPALDADRVGVMGGSYGGYLTAWLTTRTHRFAAAIVERGFLDPVSFVGSSDIGWFFGLDYLGDHGDAAGASAVAAQSPMAHVGQVRTPTLVIHSEQDWRCPVEQGQRWFVELQRRGVESELLLFPGEGHELTRSGRPKHREARFAHVLDWWFRHLPVGA; translated from the coding sequence GTGATCCCCAGCGACCTCACCCACCTGCACGTCCCCGGTACCGCCGCCCTGCTGCCCGACGGTTCCGGGGCCGTCGTCAGCGTCACCCACCCCGACCTCGAGGCCGACCAGTACGTCGGCCAGCTGTGGTTCGTGCCGACCGGCCCTGCCGACGGTCCGCCGCGACGGCTGACCCGCGGGCACCGCGACACCGCGCCGTCGATCTCGTCGGACGGGCGTTGGGTCGCGTTCCTGCGCAGCCCGCGACGGGGCGTTCCGCAGGTGCACCTCGTCGAGGTGACCGGTGGCGAGCCGTTCGCGGTGACGGACGCCCCGCTCGGTGCGGCCGCTGCGCGGTTCTCGCCGGACGGCGCCAGGATCGCCTACCTCGCCCGGGTGCCCGAGGACGGCCGCTACGTCAAGGACGGCGACCCCGCCGCGGAGCCGCCCCGCCTGCTCACCGCGCCGAAGTACCGCTCGGACGGCATCGGGTTCGTCCGGGACCGCAGGCAGCACGTGTTCGTGCTCGACGTGCCGGTCGAGGGCCCGGCGGTCGCGGCCGGCGCCGGTGTGCCCGAGGCTCTCGCGCTGACCGCAGGAGACCTCGACATCGCGGACCTGCGCTGGATGCCGGACGGGACGCACCTGGTCGTCACGGCGGCCGTGCACGACGGTCGTGAGCGCGACCTGCGACAGGACGCCGTGCTCGTCGACGCCCGGCCCGAGGGTGAGCCGTCGGCGCCGCGGCCGCTCACCGACGCCGGCACCGGGAGCACCCTCGACGTGACCACCGCGGTGCCGACGGCCGACGGTTCCGCGTTGTGGATGCTCGCAGCCGACACGGGCCCGGACGGGCTCGACTTCGTCGCCCAGCTGACCGGTCTCTACCGTCTCGAGCTGACGGGGTCCGGTGACGCCGGGCCTCGGCGGTTGACGGATGCCCAGACCGAGGACCTGGCACCGGGGATCCTGGTTCCCACGGGCGACGGCGTGCTCGTCGCTCGCCTCGAGCGCGGGGCGCAGCACCTGGTCCTGATCGGGGCGGACGGTTCGCAGTCGACGGTGCTGGGCGGGCAGCACGTGGTCTCCGGCGTGAGCGTGGCCGGGGACGCGGTGGTCGCCACCGCGGCGGGTCCGCTCTCCTCGGGTGACCTGTTCGCGGTCGACGTCGCGGGGCGCCGCGAGCAGCTGACCGACCTGTCCGCGCCGCTGCGGGCCACGGGTCGCGTTCAGGCGCCGCGGGAGCTCGAGGCGACCTCGGCCGACGGCTACCCGGTGCACGGCTGGGTCGTGGTGCCGGATGCGGCGCGCCACGGGGCGGGCCCGCACCCGACCATCCTGATGATCCACGGAGGGCCGTTCGCGCAGTACACGCACGCACTGTTCGACGAGGTGCAGGTGCTGGCGGAGGCCGGGTACGCGGTCGTGCTGGGCAACCCGCGCGGGTCGGCGGGGTACGGCCGGGCGCACGGCAAGGCGATCCACCGGGCCTTCGGCACGGTGGACACCGACGACGTGCTCGCGCTGCTCGACGCGGCGCTCGAGGACCCTGCGCTCGACGCGGACCGGGTCGGGGTGATGGGCGGGTCCTACGGCGGTTACCTGACCGCGTGGCTGACGACCCGGACGCACCGCTTCGCCGCAGCGATCGTCGAGCGGGGCTTCCTCGACCCGGTGAGCTTCGTCGGCTCGAGCGACATCGGCTGGTTCTTCGGCCTGGACTACCTCGGGGACCACGGTGACGCGGCCGGGGCGAGCGCGGTCGCCGCCCAGTCGCCCATGGCCCACGTCGGGCAGGTGCGCACCCCGACGCTGGTCATCCACTCCGAGCAGGACTGGCGGTGCCCGGTCGAGCAGGGTCAGCGGTGGTTCGTCGAGCTGCAGCGGCGGGGCGTGGAGTCCGAGCTGCTGCTCTTCCCCGGTGAGGGCCACGAGCTGACCCGCTCGGGGCGCCCGAAGCACCGGGAGGCGCGGTTCGCGCACGTCCTGGACTGGTGGTTCCGCCACCTGCCCGTCGGGGCCTGA
- the nrdR gene encoding transcriptional regulator NrdR, producing the protein MHCPFCRHPDSRVVDSRTSDDGSSIRRRRQCPQCNRRFTTVETASLSVVKRSGATEPFSREKIANGVRKACQGRPVSEDDLALLAQKVEETLRSAGSAEIDAYEIGLAILGPLRELDEVAYLRFASVYQAFESLEDFEAAITVLRAEREERDGQGDETGSDAASTE; encoded by the coding sequence GTGCACTGTCCGTTCTGTCGCCACCCGGACTCGCGCGTGGTGGACTCGCGGACCTCGGACGACGGGTCCTCGATCCGTCGTCGTCGTCAGTGCCCGCAGTGCAACCGCCGCTTCACCACGGTGGAGACCGCGAGCCTGTCGGTCGTGAAGCGCTCGGGTGCCACCGAGCCGTTCAGCCGCGAGAAGATCGCGAACGGGGTCCGCAAGGCGTGCCAGGGGCGGCCCGTCAGCGAGGACGACCTCGCACTCCTGGCGCAGAAGGTCGAGGAGACGCTCCGCTCGGCCGGCTCCGCCGAGATCGACGCGTACGAGATCGGCCTGGCGATCCTCGGCCCGCTGCGCGAGCTCGACGAGGTCGCCTACCTGCGCTTCGCGAGCGTGTACCAGGCGTTCGAGTCGCTCGAGGACTTCGAGGCTGCGATCACCGTGCTGCGTGCGGAGCGCGAGGAGCGCGACGGCCAGGGCGACGAGACAGGGTCGGACGCCGCGTCGACGGAATGA
- a CDS encoding LysM peptidoglycan-binding domain-containing protein: MATMVIGATGPRDVRVRRAQSGSAGQLTLTARGRAVVVLLALALIAVVALVATRADADGPEGALAVRTHVVASGETLWAIAEGVAEPGDDVRDVVLELVRLNRLPSAGLMAGQSIVVPVTG, encoded by the coding sequence ATGGCGACGATGGTGATCGGTGCGACCGGGCCCAGGGACGTGCGCGTCCGGCGTGCACAGTCCGGTTCGGCGGGGCAGCTGACGCTGACCGCGCGCGGGCGCGCCGTCGTGGTGCTCCTCGCCCTGGCCCTCATCGCGGTGGTCGCACTCGTCGCGACCCGGGCCGACGCCGACGGGCCCGAGGGCGCGCTGGCCGTGCGCACGCACGTGGTGGCCTCGGGGGAGACCCTGTGGGCGATCGCCGAGGGTGTCGCCGAGCCCGGTGACGACGTGCGGGACGTGGTGCTCGAGCTCGTGCGGCTCAATCGGCTGCCGTCGGCGGGCCTCATGGCCGGCCAGTCGATCGTGGTCCCGGTCACGGGCTGA
- the lexA gene encoding transcriptional repressor LexA has translation MPAQGAEGDGLTARQRLVLETIRTSVESRGYPPSMREIGDAVGLTSPSSVKHQLTVLERKGYLRRDPHRPRAIEVVQPDDSRGVGAWTAPDGSRTPLTDPDAPERDGAPTPSYVPVVGRIAAGGPILAEQVVEDVFPLPRQLVGDGDLFLLKVSGDSMIDAAICDGDWVVVRRQPVAENGEIVAAMIDGEATVKTFKRVDGHVWLLPHNPAYSPIPGDQSQVLGRVVSVLRSL, from the coding sequence CTGCCCGCCCAGGGAGCCGAGGGCGACGGCCTCACCGCGCGGCAGCGGCTGGTCCTCGAGACGATCCGCACGTCGGTGGAGTCACGGGGCTACCCGCCGAGCATGCGCGAGATCGGGGACGCCGTCGGCCTCACGAGCCCCTCGAGCGTCAAGCACCAGCTCACCGTCCTCGAGCGCAAGGGCTACCTGCGCCGCGACCCGCACCGTCCGCGTGCGATCGAGGTCGTGCAGCCGGACGACTCCCGCGGGGTCGGCGCCTGGACGGCCCCGGACGGCTCCCGCACCCCGCTGACAGACCCGGACGCACCCGAGCGCGACGGCGCGCCGACGCCCTCGTACGTGCCGGTCGTGGGTCGCATCGCCGCGGGCGGGCCGATCCTCGCCGAGCAGGTCGTCGAGGACGTCTTCCCGCTCCCCCGCCAGCTCGTCGGGGACGGCGACCTCTTCCTGCTCAAGGTCAGCGGCGACTCGATGATCGACGCCGCCATCTGCGACGGCGACTGGGTCGTCGTGCGCCGGCAGCCCGTGGCCGAGAACGGCGAGATCGTCGCCGCGATGATCGACGGCGAGGCGACGGTCAAGACCTTCAAGCGGGTCGACGGCCACGTGTGGCTCCTGCCGCACAACCCCGCGTACAGCCCGATCCCGGGCGACCAGTCCCAGGTGCTCGGTCGCGTGGTGAGCGTGCTGCGGAGCCTGTGA